A stretch of the Acyrthosiphon pisum isolate AL4f chromosome A2, pea_aphid_22Mar2018_4r6ur, whole genome shotgun sequence genome encodes the following:
- the LOC100167919 gene encoding uncharacterized protein LOC100167919 precursor produces the protein MFLSYATVAVFAYAILLNIFHLYSPVESAGVGEIYKLCEDCLVSECHASGRPCITRYDNECTKGCEDKTMECVCDGSCYMCVQKDADKSQFLECMVPDNPEEPTCV, from the exons ATGTTTCTGTCGTACGCCACCGTGGCCGTCTTTGCTTACGCGATTCTGTTGAATATCTTCCACTTGTACTCGCCCGTCGAATCAGCCGGAGTTGGCGAGATTTACAAGCTATGCGAGGATTGTTTGGTTTCGGAATGCCACGCTAGTGGGAGGCCGTGCATAACCAGATACGACA ACGAATGCACGAAGGGCTGCGAGGACAAGACGATGGAGTGCGTTTGTGACGGATCGTGTTACATGTGCGTACAAAAGGACGCCGATAAGAGTCAGTTTTTGGAATGCATGGTTCCAGATAATCCGGAGGAACCAACTTGCGTGTAA
- the ACYPI56502 gene encoding uncharacterized protein LOC100574994, which produces MFLSYATVAVFAYAILLNIFYLYSPVESGEIGGLYENCEKCKASDCFANGRPCTDNDDCDYPYTCFTCEISDGWEQFYSKDECNKGCDAPSLCICDRFCYMCVPEDTDTTRFSVCYIPDNPEEQTCV; this is translated from the coding sequence atgtttctgTCGTACGCCACCGTGGCCGTCTTTGCTTACGCGATTCTGTTGAATATCTTCTACTTGTACTCGCCTGTCGAATCAGGCGAAATCGGCGGGCTTTACGAGAATTGCGAGAAATGTAAGGCTTCGGACTGCTTTGCCAATGGGAGGCCGTGCACAGACAATGACGATTGTGATTACCCGTACACATGTTTTACGTGTGAAATCTCAGATGGCTGGGAACAGTTCTATTCCAAAGACGAATGCAACAAGGGTTGCGATGCGCCGAGCTTATGCATTTGTGACAGATTTTGTTACATGTGCGTACCAGAAGACACCGATACGACCCGGTTTTCGGTATGCTACATACCAGATAATCCGGAGGAACAAACTTGCGTGTAA